GGCAAGCTGGAACTGGTGGCGCCCGAAGTGGTGCACCACGCCGCCGGCCAAGCGGAAGTGATGTCGTGGGTGACCGGCGCCGGTGCGGCCGCGCTGGTGAGCCCCACCGGCCCGCTGACGTCCGGGGTCGCGCTGGTGCCGCCGGAGGACGCCGTCTGGCGCAAGGTGCTGCTGGTCTCCCGGCGCGGAGCGGTGTCCCCGGACCGGTTGCGCGGCATCGCCGACGCGGTGCGGGAGAACTACTGCGTGCTCGCCCGCCGCGTGCCCGCCTACTGGACCTGGCTCCGCTGCCACCGCGGCGAAGTCCGCGAGCTCGAAGACCACTTGGACGCCGTCGCCTCCACCGGCTGAGCACCCCTCCCGCGTCGAACGAACGGCGCCGGTCTGCGCGCGCACCTCCGTCAGCGCCACGTCAGCTTCCCGTCAGCGACGGCTTGGACGCTGGACGTCGATCCGCCCGCTCGTGTTCGCGCGGCGCTCGACGAGGAGGAACCCATGAACTCCAGCAAGTGCGCTCCGGCGGCGGTGCGGCGATGACGTCGCTGGTCGAAGTTGCCCGGCACCTGCCGTCGACCGAACCGGTCGCCGCGCTGCAGGAACCCCTGGGGCTCAACGATCTCCAGCTGCGCCGGTTCACCCGGCTCTACGGCCTGGACCAGATCTGCAAGGCACCCGAGGAGTCCGAGACCGAACTGCTGCTCGCCGCCGCCCGCGGGCTGGACTCGTTGCGCGGCAACGAGCACCGCGTCCGCTACGTGGTGCGCGGCAAAGGACTGCGCACCACCGCGCCCTACCCGCACAGCCCGCTGCAACGGGTGCGCGACGAACTGGGGCTGGGTCACGCCCGCGGATTCGGAGTGGCCGACCACGGCTGCGCCACCGGGCTGCTCGCCATCGACGTCTGCGACACGCTGCTGTCCGCCGACGGCGACCCGGAAGCGATGGCGCTCATCCTCACCGGCGAGAAGACCTTCACCCCGTTCACCCAGTGGGTCACCGACGTGTCGATCATGGGCGAGGGCACGGCGGCGGTGCTGGTCCGCGCGGGCGGCGAACGGGACCGGATGCTCGGCTACGCCAGCCGGATCTACGGCCGCGCCGACGGCGTCATCGACATGAACGCCGAAGTCGCCGCGGACGCCCGCAAGATCTACCAGGACGTGCTCGCCGAAGTCGTGCTCGCGGCCGTCACCGAAGCAGGCCTCGAACTCGACGACATCGACCTGCTGCTGCCGCACAACGTGAACCGGGTGTCGTGGACGGTGGCGGCCGACAACCTCGGCATCCCGAAGCGGAAGTTGTTCATGGACAACCTGCCGCGCACCGGGCACTGCTTCTGCGCCGACCCCTTCATCAACTACCGGTCCGTGGTGGACGGCGGCGTGCTGCGACCCGGCGACCGCTACCTGATGACCTCAGTAGGCCTAGGGCAGACGTTCGCAGCAATGGTTTTTCAGCATTGAGTGGTCCATTTGCTTTGTGGGCCTGTGGCGGAACCTCAGTCGTCTTCTCGCTGCGGGATCTTTTTCCCTAGTGGCTCCGCCACGAGGGAAAAAGCTGTCCTCGCGAGAAGACGACTGAGAACCCGCGGGTGGTCCGGCTGCGTGCTGGGTCGCTGCTCAGCGGCTTCGCCGCTGACAGGACGAGGGTTGCGGGTGTTGGTCGGTCGGGGCGGTGGGTTCACGGGGCGGGTCCGGGTGGGTTCGCGTTGATGAGGGACGGATACGAGGGACGCCATGCGAGATCTAGTGAGCGGGGGCGCGATGGGGCTGGACTTCAACCGGCGGCTCAAGACTGCTCTGACCGGGGATTCGGGGACGCCGCTGGTGTTCCTGGGGAACTTCGAGGTCGAGCAGCGGTGGGCTCTCGGTGAGCTCGGGCTGCCCCGGTTATCGGCGCCCGGCGGGACCGCGGTGGTCAACCGCATGGACGAGTTCGCGCTGCTGCCGGCGAGCGCCGCGGACCACGTGCTGGTCAAAGCGCCGCCGGACCCGGACCACCTGGACCACCTGCGCGAGCTGGGATTGCCGGTGCCGACGGTGCACGCGGTCGCGCGGCAGGACGCGCAGCGGATCGTCACCGAGGACGTGCTCGACGACCCGGCGCTGCTGGACGTGCTGCGCGAGCTCGCGGCTGCAGGCGCGCGGCTCGCCCCGCACGGCGTCTCCGAACTGGAAGAACGGCTCTGCGACGTGACCGGGCTGCCGCTGGCGGCCCCGGGAGCGGCGTTGTGCAAAGCGGTGAACAGCAAGGTCTACAGCCGGATCGCCGCCGACGAGCTCGGCCTGCGCCAGCCGCGCGGCTGGACCTGCGAGACCGTCGCCGAACTGGACGCTGCCGTCGCCGCGGCCCGTGAACTGGTCGAAGCGGGCACCAAGGTCGTGGTGAAGGAAGCCTTCGGCGTCTCCGGCAAGGGGATCGCGGTGGTGGACTCGGTCCGCCGCCTGGACCGGCTGCACCGGATGCTCGCTGAGAAGGCCGGGAACTCCGGGGGCCGGATGGCCTTCGTGATCGAGCAGTGGGTCGCCAAGCGCGCCGACCTGAACTACCAGTTCACCGTGCACCGCGACGCAACGGTGCGGTTCGACTTCGTCAAGGAAGCGCTCACCGACGGTGGAGTCCACAAAGGACACCGATTCCCGGCCGCGCTGGACGCCGACCAGCTCGCGGTCGTGGAGAAGTCCGCCGCGCTGATCGGCTCCCGGCTCGCCGCCGACGGCTACTACGGGGTGGTCGGAGTGGACGCGCTGGTCGAGCCGAACGGCGAGCTGTTCCCGCTGCTGGAGATCAACGCCCGGAACAACATGTCCACCTACCAGCTGCCGCTGCAGGAGCGGTTCACCGGCGCCGGCCAGGTCGCGCTCGCCCGGCACCACGCGCTGCGGCTCACCCGGCCGCTGCCGTTCGCCGAGGCCCGGGCCGCGCTCGACGACCTGCTCTGGAAGGACGGCACCGGGCTGGTGGTGGACAACTTCGCCACCGCCAACGCCGCCGCCGGATCCGGTGAGCCCTTCGACGGCAGGCTCTACGGCTTCCTGGTGGCGGACTCGACCGACCGGCTCGGCGCGCTCGACGCCGAGATCAGCGCCCGCCTGGCGGGGATGGAGGCGACCGCATGAGCGAGTTCACCGTGCAGGGCAACGGGATCACCGAACTGGCGGCCGAATTCGGCACGCCGATGTACCTCTACGACGGCGACGAGCTGGCGGGCGGCCTGACCGCGCTGCGCGAGCGGCTGCACCCGGCGCTGGAAGTGTTCTTCTCGCTCAAGGCGAACCCGAACGTCGCGATCTGCCGGTTGCTGCACGAGAACGGGGCGCGCGCCGAGGTCTCCTCGATGG
This window of the Saccharopolyspora gloriosae genome carries:
- a CDS encoding 3-oxoacyl-[acyl-carrier-protein] synthase III C-terminal domain-containing protein translates to MTSLVEVARHLPSTEPVAALQEPLGLNDLQLRRFTRLYGLDQICKAPEESETELLLAAARGLDSLRGNEHRVRYVVRGKGLRTTAPYPHSPLQRVRDELGLGHARGFGVADHGCATGLLAIDVCDTLLSADGDPEAMALILTGEKTFTPFTQWVTDVSIMGEGTAAVLVRAGGERDRMLGYASRIYGRADGVIDMNAEVAADARKIYQDVLAEVVLAAVTEAGLELDDIDLLLPHNVNRVSWTVAADNLGIPKRKLFMDNLPRTGHCFCADPFINYRSVVDGGVLRPGDRYLMTSVGLGQTFAAMVFQH
- a CDS encoding ATP-grasp domain-containing protein — translated: MRDLVSGGAMGLDFNRRLKTALTGDSGTPLVFLGNFEVEQRWALGELGLPRLSAPGGTAVVNRMDEFALLPASAADHVLVKAPPDPDHLDHLRELGLPVPTVHAVARQDAQRIVTEDVLDDPALLDVLRELAAAGARLAPHGVSELEERLCDVTGLPLAAPGAALCKAVNSKVYSRIAADELGLRQPRGWTCETVAELDAAVAAARELVEAGTKVVVKEAFGVSGKGIAVVDSVRRLDRLHRMLAEKAGNSGGRMAFVIEQWVAKRADLNYQFTVHRDATVRFDFVKEALTDGGVHKGHRFPAALDADQLAVVEKSAALIGSRLAADGYYGVVGVDALVEPNGELFPLLEINARNNMSTYQLPLQERFTGAGQVALARHHALRLTRPLPFAEARAALDDLLWKDGTGLVVDNFATANAAAGSGEPFDGRLYGFLVADSTDRLGALDAEISARLAGMEATA